A part of Tardiphaga sp. vice304 genomic DNA contains:
- a CDS encoding tetratricopeptide repeat protein, with protein MAPRVLTVVFEILLTALLAAAPVQAQIRERSVPPPDSQKKLPEPPAKLPKVGADKTRGLDFLFGALKVAPDDASARHVEARIWAQWSQTSSDTTALLMSRAKTAMEAKQVDVALKLLTAVVKLRPDYIEGWNRRATIYYLQNDYTQSLQDIEQVLVREPRHFGALAGLGMIMQELGDDKRALDAFRKALAVNPRLEKVPDLVKTLTEKVEGRDI; from the coding sequence ATGGCACCTCGAGTCCTGACCGTCGTTTTTGAAATTCTGCTCACCGCGCTGCTTGCTGCTGCGCCCGTCCAGGCACAGATCCGCGAGCGCAGCGTGCCGCCGCCCGATTCGCAGAAAAAGCTGCCCGAACCGCCCGCCAAGCTGCCCAAAGTCGGCGCCGACAAGACCCGCGGGCTGGATTTCCTGTTTGGCGCGCTGAAAGTGGCGCCGGATGACGCCAGCGCCAGGCATGTCGAGGCCCGGATCTGGGCGCAGTGGAGCCAGACCTCCAGCGACACCACCGCTTTGCTGATGTCCCGCGCCAAGACCGCGATGGAGGCCAAGCAGGTCGATGTCGCGCTGAAGCTCTTGACCGCCGTGGTCAAACTCCGCCCGGATTACATCGAGGGCTGGAACCGCCGCGCCACGATCTATTATCTGCAGAACGACTACACCCAATCCCTGCAGGACATCGAGCAGGTGCTGGTACGCGAACCCAGGCATTTCGGGGCGCTGGCCGGGCTCGGCATGATCATGCAGGAACTCGGCGACGATAAGCGCGCGCTGGACGCGTTCCGCAAGGCGCTGGCCGTCAATCCGCGGCTGGAAAAAGTGCCGGATCTGGTCAAGACCCTTACCGAAAAGGTCGAAGGCCGCGATATTTGA
- a CDS encoding DUF1244 domain-containing protein has translation MAEIDDKTRTELEAAVFRRLVEHLRHRTDVQNIDLMNLAGFCRNCLSNWMKDAADARSVPLSKDDSREAVYGMPYEEWKALHQAPASAEQLEAMKKAAIGH, from the coding sequence ATGGCAGAGATCGACGACAAGACCAGGACCGAACTGGAGGCGGCGGTGTTCCGCCGCCTGGTTGAACATTTGCGCCATCGCACCGACGTCCAGAACATCGACCTGATGAATCTGGCCGGTTTCTGCCGCAACTGCCTGTCGAACTGGATGAAGGACGCCGCCGACGCCCGGAGCGTACCGCTGAGCAAGGACGATAGCCGCGAGGCGGTGTACGGCATGCCCTATGAGGAGTGGAAGGCGCTGCACCAGGCGCCCGCCAGCGCCGAGCAGCTCGAAGCGATGAAGAAGGCCGCGATCGGGCACTGA
- a CDS encoding alpha/beta fold hydrolase — translation MITLTVVATLAVLALVTQAGVYFFERKYPAQGRFVDVAGGRLHAVEIGPQDAKGPPIVLIHGATSSLETMRLPLGNRLAKDHRVILIDRPGFGWSTRDELSNSSPAMQARMIDEALGKIGVDRAIVVVHSLAGALGALLALDHPHRIEGLVMLAGVTYPWPGGVGTYNEVVTTKVIGPLLASTITLPLGYFMTDIGGRAVFAPQIMPANYIENTATPLVLRPRNFLANAWDLVRLKPAVAEQAPRYRDIRVPTVIIAGSADTIVSTDIHSRRFAAAVPGAKLIVLPNVGHMVQDAAPDLICREIESMISAADIKPKAATR, via the coding sequence ATGATCACTCTGACTGTGGTGGCCACGCTGGCCGTGCTGGCGCTGGTCACGCAGGCCGGCGTCTATTTTTTCGAACGCAAATATCCGGCGCAGGGCCGCTTTGTCGATGTGGCGGGCGGACGGCTGCATGCCGTCGAGATCGGCCCGCAAGACGCGAAGGGGCCGCCGATCGTGCTGATCCACGGCGCCACCTCCAGCCTGGAAACGATGCGGCTGCCGCTCGGCAACCGACTTGCGAAGGACCACCGCGTGATCCTGATCGACCGGCCCGGTTTCGGCTGGAGCACGCGTGACGAACTCAGCAACTCATCGCCCGCGATGCAGGCCAGAATGATCGATGAAGCGCTCGGCAAGATCGGCGTCGATCGCGCCATCGTCGTGGTGCACTCGCTGGCCGGCGCGCTCGGAGCGCTGCTCGCGCTGGATCATCCGCATCGCATCGAGGGCCTGGTGATGCTGGCCGGGGTAACGTACCCGTGGCCGGGCGGCGTCGGCACCTACAACGAGGTGGTTACCACGAAAGTGATCGGACCGCTGCTCGCTAGCACGATCACGCTGCCGCTCGGTTATTTCATGACCGATATCGGTGGCCGGGCCGTGTTTGCGCCGCAGATCATGCCCGCGAACTATATCGAGAACACAGCGACGCCTCTGGTGCTGCGACCCCGCAATTTTCTCGCCAATGCCTGGGATCTGGTGAGGCTGAAACCGGCGGTCGCCGAGCAAGCCCCGCGCTACCGTGACATCCGGGTGCCGACCGTCATTATCGCCGGATCCGCGGACACGATCGTTTCGACCGACATCCATTCCCGGCGGTTTGCCGCTGCCGTTCCGGGTGCGAAACTGATCGTGCTGCCGAACGTTGGGCATATGGTGCAGGACGCCGCTCCGGATCTGATCTGCCGTGAGATCGAAAGTATGATTTCGGCGGCTGACATAAAACCGAAGGCGGCGACGCGCTAG
- a CDS encoding DUF2312 domain-containing protein, which translates to MATSAASVLDDQATHSFAKDQLKAIVERIERLEEEKKTISDDIKDVYGEAKGNGYDVKALRTIIRMRKQDANERAEQETILDTYLQALGML; encoded by the coding sequence ATGGCCACCTCTGCAGCGTCCGTTCTGGACGATCAGGCGACCCATTCCTTCGCCAAGGACCAGCTCAAGGCTATCGTCGAGCGTATCGAACGGCTGGAAGAGGAAAAGAAGACGATTTCGGACGACATCAAGGACGTCTATGGCGAAGCCAAGGGCAATGGCTACGACGTGAAGGCGCTGCGCACCATCATCCGCATGCGCAAGCAGGACGCCAACGAGCGCGCTGAGCAGGAGACCATCCTGGATACGTATCTCCAAGCGCTGGGGATGCTGTAA
- a CDS encoding DUF882 domain-containing protein, with the protein MLAIFARRFTSLPSRAGFHAGLTSVLLMAGAGTVHDATALGDSRTLSFHHTHSGEDLTVTFKRSGRYDEDAMKKINYFLRDWRSQDQTNMDRRLFDILWEVTRDVDAKQPIQIISAYRSPTTNAMLRRRSSGVARSSQHMLGHAMDFFIPGVPLEQIRNAGLRLQRGGVGFYPTSGSPFVHLDTGSIRHWPRLNHDQLARVFPNGRTVHVPSNGQPLPGYQLAMADIEKRGDGDDASLAKNKPGLFTSLFKGKAGNDDDDEGAAPAIAPTKPSQASLMAAAAPEKSEPVPMPRAKPARTASFQVASADMPSLPTPGPAPAPKMASDGNPLPRPPGDIAGSRPQSPADIINARGFWDDMPAVPKQAAPQLVAALTARQALANAVDPQPANVAADKTSMFEKAMAYAPAASAPDRPQVVTASAPMPRGMRPTSVARNPMAVNNVTTVVGKNTPAQGRVVSVSTRLAAAAIPDDNVWMRAMIVAPSATTSMSSTVMGDSDLTVLRSHFVKPHNVVAMSFSEDPLMGLVCERFTGSIAATLTTTAFMRTAAMR; encoded by the coding sequence GTGCTGGCTATCTTCGCACGCCGTTTCACATCGCTGCCGTCGCGCGCCGGCTTTCATGCCGGGTTGACGTCGGTTTTGCTGATGGCCGGGGCCGGTACGGTGCATGACGCCACCGCGCTGGGCGATAGCCGCACGCTATCCTTCCACCACACGCATTCCGGCGAAGACCTGACCGTCACGTTCAAGCGCAGTGGCCGCTACGACGAAGACGCGATGAAGAAGATCAACTACTTCCTCCGCGACTGGCGCAGCCAGGACCAGACCAACATGGACCGCCGGCTGTTCGACATCCTCTGGGAAGTCACCCGCGACGTCGATGCCAAACAGCCCATCCAGATTATTTCTGCCTACCGTTCCCCCACCACCAACGCGATGCTGCGCCGCCGCTCCTCCGGCGTGGCGCGTTCCAGCCAGCACATGCTAGGCCACGCGATGGATTTCTTCATTCCCGGCGTACCGCTGGAGCAGATCCGCAACGCCGGGCTTCGCCTGCAGCGCGGCGGCGTCGGCTTCTACCCGACCTCGGGCTCGCCCTTCGTGCATCTCGACACCGGCAGCATCCGGCACTGGCCGCGCCTGAACCACGACCAGCTGGCCCGGGTGTTCCCGAACGGCCGCACCGTGCACGTACCCTCCAATGGCCAGCCGCTGCCGGGCTATCAGCTCGCGATGGCCGATATCGAGAAGCGCGGCGATGGCGACGATGCTTCGTTGGCGAAGAACAAGCCCGGCCTGTTCACCTCGCTGTTCAAGGGCAAGGCGGGGAATGACGACGATGACGAGGGCGCAGCCCCCGCGATCGCTCCGACCAAGCCTTCTCAGGCCAGCCTGATGGCCGCGGCAGCGCCGGAGAAATCCGAACCCGTGCCGATGCCGCGCGCCAAGCCGGCCCGCACCGCGAGCTTCCAGGTCGCGTCAGCCGACATGCCGTCCTTGCCGACGCCGGGCCCCGCCCCCGCCCCGAAGATGGCGTCGGACGGCAACCCGCTGCCGCGACCGCCCGGCGACATCGCAGGCTCAAGGCCGCAGTCACCCGCCGACATCATCAATGCGCGCGGCTTCTGGGATGACATGCCGGCGGTGCCGAAGCAGGCGGCGCCGCAGCTCGTCGCCGCCCTCACCGCCCGCCAGGCGCTCGCCAACGCCGTCGATCCGCAGCCGGCCAACGTCGCCGCCGACAAGACGTCGATGTTCGAGAAGGCGATGGCCTATGCCCCCGCAGCGTCCGCGCCCGATCGCCCGCAGGTGGTGACCGCTTCCGCGCCGATGCCGCGCGGGATGCGGCCGACCTCGGTGGCGCGCAATCCGATGGCGGTCAACAACGTCACCACAGTAGTTGGCAAGAACACCCCGGCGCAGGGTCGCGTGGTATCGGTCTCGACCCGGCTGGCCGCCGCGGCGATTCCGGATGACAATGTCTGGATGCGCGCGATGATCGTAGCGCCGTCCGCAACCACCTCGATGTCCTCCACCGTGATGGGCGACAGCGACCTCACCGTTCTGCGCAGCCACTTCGTCAAGCCGCACAATGTCGTGGCGATGAGCTTCTCGGAAGATCCGCTGATGGGCCTGGTCTGCGAACGCTTCACCGGCTCGATTGCCGCCACGCTGACCACGACCGCCTTCATGCGAACGGCTGCGATGCGCTGA
- a CDS encoding DUF1036 domain-containing protein, with protein MTIADFEYRRPVSRRSLIAGLLPALALAWMGLWSSPAAADFRLCNNTSSRVGIALGYKDAEGWTTEGWWNVSSRACETLLRGTLVARFYYIYALDYDRGGEWSGQAFMCSRDKEFTIKGTENCLARGFDRTGFFEVDTGEQRAWTVQLTETNEKQPPRLPGVPGPVGPPGQGFPGVPNAPGGPPGTALPPATPGAKP; from the coding sequence ATGACCATTGCAGATTTTGAGTACCGCCGCCCCGTGTCGAGACGCAGCCTGATCGCCGGCCTGCTGCCGGCGCTTGCGCTCGCCTGGATGGGCCTGTGGAGCAGCCCCGCCGCGGCGGACTTCCGGCTCTGCAACAACACGTCGAGCCGGGTCGGCATCGCGCTTGGCTATAAGGACGCCGAGGGCTGGACCACCGAGGGCTGGTGGAACGTGTCCTCGCGGGCCTGCGAGACGCTGCTGCGCGGCACGCTGGTGGCGCGGTTCTATTACATCTACGCGCTGGACTATGACCGCGGCGGCGAATGGTCGGGCCAGGCGTTCATGTGCTCGCGTGACAAGGAATTTACCATCAAGGGCACCGAAAACTGCCTGGCGCGCGGATTCGACCGCACCGGCTTCTTCGAGGTCGATACCGGCGAACAGCGCGCCTGGACCGTGCAGTTGACCGAGACCAATGAGAAGCAGCCGCCGCGGCTGCCCGGCGTGCCCGGACCGGTCGGGCCGCCCGGCCAGGGTTTTCCCGGCGTGCCCAATGCGCCGGGCGGCCCGCCGGGCACCGCGTTGCCGCCGGCAACGCCGGGGGCCAAGCCGTAG
- a CDS encoding L,D-transpeptidase family protein → MRDYSNRRSGFDRVLMAVAATFLTVSAGAAFAQSPSPRDSVSELAIDAAVPKPEPVDIAPPTASDFKADPTASVPDAAKALDTTVGATSPDMLKPADTAVAPTPAASPAPVTATTPAAVPAAEPVKEQARDVTTPATTVAASEQPVAEKLRELLGAKASKLFDRKGERAAVEKFYTARNYAPLWTQNGMPTATAKSVMARLKDAGSDGLNAADYPAPDFTLANTPDSLAEAELKLTANMLDYARQAQSGRMHWSQISGDIAFPEHPVDPAEVLANVSTAKDASAALAGYNPPHKAYRELKKKLAELRGETGLPVQPVAEGPALKFVKPTKKQSVAVMEDPRVPQLRARLNVENPDDTKYDAAVADAVRKFQASSDLKVTGVLDDATVRAMNTPKRDRHIDTLIVNMERWRWLPRQLGAPAAGNAYVMLNIPDFTLKVMHNDQQAWTTRVVVGKVGNHATPLMVETMKYITVNPTWNVPPSIIYNEYLPALQQDPTVLDRMGLKLTRNRDGSIHIAQPPGEANALGRIRFNFPNKFLVYQHDTPDKNLFSRDVRAFSHGCMRVQNPDQYAAVLLNITMPNERYTPEKIRSMYGRSEIDLKFPTPIPVNITYQTTWVDDAGKLQTRPDIYGRDAQMLSILRNSKGKDLESVVAKAQPSYSRPRADIPQGVAFNDNGRSTTASAGGGLSFFERLFGEPSPPPMAPGQRPRRTVTR, encoded by the coding sequence ATGCGTGACTACTCGAATCGCCGCTCCGGATTTGACCGCGTCTTGATGGCGGTCGCCGCGACGTTCCTGACAGTCTCCGCCGGCGCCGCTTTCGCGCAGTCTCCCTCGCCGCGCGACAGCGTGTCCGAGCTCGCCATCGACGCCGCCGTGCCGAAGCCCGAACCCGTCGATATCGCGCCGCCGACCGCGAGCGACTTCAAGGCCGACCCCACCGCGTCTGTACCTGACGCAGCGAAAGCTCTGGACACCACCGTCGGCGCGACTTCGCCCGACATGCTTAAGCCAGCCGACACGGCGGTCGCGCCGACACCGGCCGCATCGCCCGCCCCGGTCACGGCGACAACCCCTGCCGCGGTGCCGGCTGCCGAACCCGTCAAGGAACAGGCCAGGGACGTCACCACGCCCGCGACCACCGTCGCCGCCTCCGAACAGCCGGTCGCCGAGAAGCTTCGCGAACTGCTCGGCGCCAAAGCCTCGAAGCTGTTCGACCGCAAGGGCGAGCGCGCCGCGGTCGAGAAGTTCTATACCGCGCGCAACTATGCGCCGCTGTGGACCCAGAACGGCATGCCGACCGCGACCGCCAAAAGCGTGATGGCGCGCCTCAAGGACGCCGGCTCCGACGGCCTCAACGCGGCCGATTACCCGGCCCCTGATTTCACCCTTGCCAACACGCCGGACTCGCTGGCCGAGGCCGAGCTGAAGCTCACCGCCAACATGCTGGATTATGCCCGCCAGGCGCAGAGCGGCCGCATGCACTGGTCGCAGATTTCCGGCGATATTGCCTTCCCCGAACACCCTGTCGATCCGGCCGAGGTGCTGGCCAACGTTTCCACCGCGAAGGACGCCTCCGCGGCGCTGGCCGGCTACAACCCGCCCCACAAGGCCTATCGCGAACTGAAGAAAAAGCTGGCCGAACTGCGCGGCGAAACCGGCCTGCCCGTGCAGCCGGTGGCCGAAGGCCCGGCGCTGAAATTCGTCAAGCCGACCAAGAAGCAGAGCGTGGCGGTGATGGAAGATCCGCGCGTGCCGCAGCTTCGCGCCCGGCTCAATGTCGAGAATCCCGACGACACCAAGTATGACGCCGCGGTCGCCGACGCCGTGCGCAAGTTTCAGGCGAGCAGCGACCTGAAGGTCACCGGCGTGCTGGATGACGCCACCGTGCGCGCCATGAACACGCCGAAGCGCGACCGTCACATCGACACGCTGATCGTCAACATGGAGCGCTGGCGCTGGCTGCCGCGCCAGCTCGGCGCGCCGGCGGCCGGCAACGCCTATGTGATGCTCAACATTCCCGACTTCACGCTGAAGGTGATGCATAACGACCAGCAGGCCTGGACCACGCGCGTCGTGGTCGGCAAGGTCGGCAACCACGCGACGCCCCTGATGGTCGAGACGATGAAGTACATCACCGTCAACCCGACCTGGAACGTGCCGCCCTCGATCATCTACAACGAATACCTGCCGGCTCTGCAGCAGGACCCCACCGTGCTCGACCGCATGGGCCTGAAGCTGACGCGTAACCGCGACGGCAGCATTCACATCGCGCAGCCGCCCGGCGAGGCCAATGCGCTCGGCCGCATCCGTTTCAACTTCCCGAACAAGTTCCTCGTCTATCAGCACGACACCCCGGACAAGAACCTGTTCTCGCGCGATGTCCGCGCCTTCAGCCACGGCTGCATGCGCGTGCAGAACCCGGACCAGTATGCCGCGGTGCTGCTGAACATCACGATGCCGAATGAGCGTTACACGCCGGAGAAGATCCGCTCGATGTACGGCCGCAGCGAGATCGACCTTAAATTCCCGACGCCGATCCCGGTCAACATCACCTACCAGACCACCTGGGTCGACGACGCCGGCAAGCTGCAGACCCGCCCCGACATCTATGGCCGCGACGCCCAGATGCTGTCGATCCTGCGTAATTCCAAGGGCAAGGACCTCGAGAGCGTCGTCGCCAAGGCGCAGCCGAGCTATTCGCGTCCCCGCGCCGATATCCCGCAGGGCGTGGCGTTCAATGACAACGGCCGCAGCACCACGGCCAGCGCCGGCGGCGGCCTATCGTTCTTCGAGCGGCTGTTCGGCGAGCCCAGCCCGCCGCCGATGGCGCCGGGCCAGCGGCCACGCCGCACCGTCACCCGCTAA
- a CDS encoding OsmC family protein, with the protein MSTTFGSAKWKGGIKDGVGSISTKSGALADYPYGFASRFEGKPGSNPEELIGAAHAACFTMALSLILGEAKLTAESMETKADVTLEKDGEGYAIKKVHLTLSAKVPGADQAKFDELAMMAKAGCPVSKLLKADITLDAKLVS; encoded by the coding sequence ATGAGCACGACTTTCGGATCGGCCAAATGGAAGGGCGGCATCAAGGATGGCGTCGGATCAATCTCGACCAAGAGCGGCGCGCTGGCGGATTATCCCTACGGCTTTGCCAGCCGGTTCGAGGGCAAGCCCGGCTCCAATCCGGAGGAACTGATCGGTGCGGCCCACGCTGCCTGTTTCACGATGGCGCTGTCGCTGATCCTCGGCGAAGCCAAGCTCACGGCGGAGTCGATGGAGACCAAGGCCGACGTGACGCTCGAAAAAGACGGCGAAGGTTATGCCATCAAAAAGGTGCACCTGACGCTGTCCGCCAAGGTGCCCGGCGCCGATCAGGCCAAGTTCGACGAACTGGCGATGATGGCCAAGGCGGGCTGTCCGGTGTCGAAGCTGCTGAAGGCGGATATTACGCTGGATGCGAAGCTGGTGAGCTGA
- the ykgO gene encoding type B 50S ribosomal protein L36 translates to MKVRNSLKSLRARHRDNVLVRRKGRVYVINKVQRRFKARQG, encoded by the coding sequence ATGAAAGTCCGTAACTCGCTGAAGTCGCTCCGCGCCCGTCATCGCGACAACGTTCTGGTCCGTCGCAAGGGCCGCGTCTACGTGATCAACAAGGTGCAGCGTCGTTTCAAGGCCCGCCAGGGTTGA
- a CDS encoding mechanosensitive ion channel family protein: MLLKAVSIVVFACLLSIAPVSAQQAAPAAKAAAPAASTLTPEQASRALETLQDDGKRNQMIETLRAIAQTAPGAKASGAKASDAKPADAKPADSNEAKPEAKPAIPLADDSLVAQLLLTVSQQITETGRDIADAVRSVVRFPVLWHWLQRTAEDPATYNLLIDIAWKLALIFGVALALEWLGHRLLQRPLAALERRIPYSARAPARVIERIDPPSSTADLSEVPDLHRRHRSLTRAWQSLVRLPFVLGRLLLELLPVVVFAGTSTLILGTEIGDAGVTRLAILAIVNAYVFARVFVCMVRALFGPLSLFTMREETAAYIEIWTRRIVALGVTGIAFANVALLLGLYRGGYLAIIRLVMLAVHLLVVVVILQCRRPVAKAIRAPSGATGIPSLIRNRFASLWHVLAIAVVMALWAVWALSIRNGYALMLQYFVGTIVVALLTRLASMVVLSLIDRGFRIKPDILQRFPGLETRANRYLPLLRRVVGIVIGVVGFIALLEVWGVNALVWFYGGQIGGRVVSAVATVGIAALVAAAIWEGSNALMDRQLTLLTRNSHFARAARLRTFQPMLRTTLLCVILAVVALTALSEIGVNVAPLLAGAGILGIAIGFGSQKLVQDVITGLFLLLENTVQVGDTVTVSGLSGVVENVSIRTIRLRAGDGAVHIIPFSAVTTITNASRGAGNAAVSVNVAYKEDTDRAGQILKDIALQMRRESEFKPLMRSDLELWGVDKVDGAMATLVGQIRCTDSGRWSVQREFNRRMKQTFQEAGIQIATPGQTILMQVPSPSDDIDAAPEATPARQLAGRAG; the protein is encoded by the coding sequence ATGCTGCTCAAAGCCGTCTCCATCGTCGTGTTCGCCTGCCTGTTGTCGATAGCTCCGGTTTCTGCCCAGCAGGCGGCGCCTGCCGCCAAAGCCGCCGCTCCCGCAGCATCGACGTTGACGCCGGAGCAGGCCAGCCGGGCGCTGGAGACGCTGCAGGACGACGGCAAGCGCAACCAGATGATCGAGACGCTGCGCGCCATCGCGCAGACGGCGCCGGGTGCCAAGGCTTCGGGTGCCAAGGCTTCGGATGCCAAGCCTGCCGATGCCAAGCCTGCGGACAGCAACGAAGCCAAACCCGAAGCCAAGCCGGCGATCCCCTTGGCCGACGACAGCCTGGTCGCCCAGTTGCTGCTGACGGTGTCGCAACAGATCACGGAAACCGGTCGCGACATTGCGGATGCCGTTCGCTCGGTCGTGCGCTTCCCGGTGCTGTGGCACTGGCTGCAGCGCACCGCGGAGGATCCTGCTACTTATAATCTCCTGATCGATATCGCCTGGAAGCTGGCGCTGATCTTCGGCGTGGCACTCGCGCTCGAGTGGCTGGGGCATCGCCTGCTGCAACGGCCGCTGGCCGCGCTGGAGCGGCGTATTCCTTATTCCGCCCGCGCGCCTGCGCGGGTAATCGAGCGGATCGATCCGCCATCCTCCACCGCCGACCTTTCCGAGGTGCCTGATCTGCACCGTCGCCATCGCAGCCTGACCCGGGCATGGCAATCGCTGGTGCGGCTGCCCTTTGTGCTCGGGCGCCTGCTGCTCGAATTGCTGCCTGTGGTGGTGTTTGCCGGTACTTCCACGCTGATCCTCGGCACCGAGATTGGCGACGCCGGCGTAACGCGTCTGGCGATCCTGGCGATCGTCAACGCCTATGTGTTCGCCCGTGTGTTCGTCTGCATGGTCCGCGCCCTGTTCGGCCCGCTCAGCCTGTTCACGATGCGCGAGGAGACCGCGGCCTATATCGAGATCTGGACGCGCCGCATCGTCGCGCTCGGCGTCACCGGCATCGCTTTTGCCAATGTCGCGCTGCTGCTCGGCCTGTACCGCGGCGGCTATCTGGCGATCATCCGGCTGGTGATGCTGGCGGTGCATCTGCTGGTGGTCGTCGTCATCCTGCAATGCCGCCGCCCTGTCGCCAAGGCGATCCGCGCGCCATCGGGGGCGACCGGCATTCCCAGCCTGATCCGCAATCGCTTCGCCAGCCTGTGGCACGTGCTGGCGATCGCCGTGGTGATGGCGCTGTGGGCCGTATGGGCGCTGAGCATTCGAAACGGCTATGCGCTGATGCTGCAGTATTTCGTCGGCACCATTGTCGTGGCGCTGCTGACGCGGCTGGCCTCGATGGTCGTGCTCAGCCTGATCGACCGTGGTTTCCGCATCAAGCCGGACATCCTGCAGCGCTTTCCGGGACTGGAGACGCGGGCCAACCGCTATTTGCCGCTGCTGCGCCGTGTCGTCGGCATCGTCATCGGCGTAGTCGGCTTCATCGCGTTGCTTGAGGTCTGGGGCGTCAATGCGCTGGTGTGGTTCTACGGCGGACAGATCGGCGGTCGCGTCGTCTCCGCGGTGGCCACGGTCGGCATTGCAGCATTGGTGGCGGCCGCGATCTGGGAAGGCAGTAATGCGCTGATGGACCGGCAACTCACTTTGCTGACGCGGAATTCGCATTTCGCCCGCGCGGCCCGGCTGCGGACCTTTCAGCCGATGCTGCGAACGACGCTGCTCTGCGTAATCCTGGCGGTCGTCGCCCTGACGGCGCTGAGTGAGATCGGCGTCAACGTGGCACCATTACTGGCCGGCGCCGGCATTCTCGGTATCGCGATCGGCTTCGGTTCGCAGAAACTGGTGCAGGACGTCATCACCGGGCTGTTCCTGTTGCTGGAGAACACCGTGCAGGTCGGCGACACCGTCACCGTGTCCGGCCTCTCCGGCGTGGTCGAGAATGTTTCGATCCGCACCATCCGGCTGCGCGCCGGCGATGGCGCCGTGCACATCATTCCGTTCAGCGCGGTGACGACCATCACCAATGCCAGCCGTGGCGCCGGCAATGCCGCCGTCAGCGTCAACGTGGCCTACAAGGAAGATACCGACCGCGCCGGCCAGATACTCAAGGACATCGCGCTGCAGATGCGCCGTGAATCCGAGTTCAAGCCGCTGATGCGCAGCGACCTGGAATTGTGGGGTGTCGACAAGGTCGATGGCGCCATGGCGACGCTGGTCGGCCAGATCCGCTGCACGGATTCTGGGCGCTGGTCGGTGCAACGTGAGTTCAATCGCCGCATGAAACAAACATTCCAGGAAGCCGGAATCCAGATTGCAACCCCCGGCCAGACCATCCTGATGCAGGTTCCGTCACCGTCGGACGACATCGACGCCGCCCCCGAAGCGACGCCAGCACGCCAGCTGGCGGGACGGGCGGGTTGA
- a CDS encoding DUF3750 domain-containing protein — protein sequence MRKFVIVLLALLVIPLGVSAAKYYWFGDRSVNWQSADRSSAGLLPQPSAHPEALVRVFAARTVRWRGIFAVHSWIVFKEKGASRYTRYDYTAWGEPIRVNGFAADGRWFGDEPMAIAAAEGDAAAAMIPKIQAAIAQYSWRAYGDYRAWPGPNSNTFVAAVIAAVPELRVSLPPTAIGKDYPWNGEAFGWTPSGTGVRATLGGYLGLTVGWVEGLELNLLGAVFGLDLRRPAIKLPGIGRLGLSA from the coding sequence GTGAGAAAATTCGTGATTGTACTGCTGGCTCTGCTTGTCATTCCGCTCGGCGTGTCGGCGGCAAAATATTATTGGTTCGGCGACCGCTCGGTGAACTGGCAGAGCGCCGACCGTTCCAGCGCGGGGCTGCTGCCGCAACCATCGGCCCATCCGGAGGCGCTGGTCCGTGTCTTTGCCGCCCGCACGGTGCGCTGGCGCGGCATCTTTGCTGTGCACAGCTGGATCGTATTCAAGGAAAAGGGCGCGTCGCGCTACACCCGCTATGACTACACGGCCTGGGGCGAGCCGATCCGCGTCAACGGCTTTGCCGCCGACGGCCGCTGGTTCGGCGACGAACCGATGGCGATTGCTGCGGCCGAGGGCGATGCCGCAGCCGCCATGATTCCGAAGATACAGGCGGCGATCGCCCAGTATTCCTGGCGGGCCTACGGCGACTATCGCGCGTGGCCGGGGCCGAATTCCAACACCTTCGTTGCCGCGGTGATCGCCGCCGTGCCGGAATTGCGTGTCAGCCTGCCGCCGACTGCGATCGGCAAGGACTATCCGTGGAACGGCGAGGCGTTCGGCTGGACCCCGTCGGGCACCGGCGTGCGGGCGACGCTGGGCGGCTATCTCGGCCTCACGGTCGGCTGGGTGGAAGGGCTGGAGCTCAATCTCCTTGGCGCGGTATTCGGCCTCGATCTTCGACGCCCGGCGATCAAGCTGCCGGGCATCGGCCGACTCGGTCTCAGCGCATGA